The Archocentrus centrarchus isolate MPI-CPG fArcCen1 chromosome 7, fArcCen1, whole genome shotgun sequence genome window below encodes:
- the klhl12 gene encoding kelch-like protein 12 isoform X1 produces MCSYSYCLPVVEKVFRSFNDSFSSLRSLRDSQSSMAPKDIMTNSHAKSILNAMNSLRKSNTLCDITLRVENTDFPAHRIVLAACSDYFCAMFTSELAEKGKSFVDIQGLTASTMEILLDFVYTETVLVTVENVQELLPAACLLQLKGVKRACCDFLESQLDPSNCLGIRDFAETHNCLDLMQAADLFSQKHFSEVVQHEEFMLLSQTEVEKLIKCDEIQVDSEEPVFEAVLNWVKHNRKEREPYLPDMLEFVRMPLLTPRYITDVIDTEPLIRCSLPCRDLVDEAKKFHLRPELRSEMQGPRTQARLGAKEVLLVIGGFGSQQSPIDVVEKYDPKTQEWSFLPNIARKRRYVATVSLHDRVYVIGGYDGRSRLSSVECLDYTADEDGVWYTVATMNVRRGLAGATTLGDMIYVAGGFDGSRRHTSMERYDPNIDQWSMLGDMQTAREGAGLVVASGLIYCLGGYDGLNILNSVERYDPHTGHWTSVTPMATKRSGAGVALLNDHIYVVGGFDGVSHLDSVEVYNIRTDYWTTVASMTTPRCYVGATVLRGRLYAIAGYDGNSLLSSIECYDPVIDSWEVVTSMATQRCDAGVCVLREK; encoded by the exons ATGTGTAGCTATAGTTATTGCCTCCCAGTGGTGGAAAAAGTATTCAGATCTTTTAACG attcaTTTAGCAGTTTGAGATCCTTAAGGGATTCTCAAAGCAGCATGGCTCCCAAAGACATCATGACCAATTCCCATGCCAAATCCATCCTCAATGCAATGAACTCACTTCGCAAGAGCAACACACTCTGCGACATCACTCTGAGGGTGGAGAACACTGATTTTCCAGCTCACCGAATTGTCTTGGCTGCCTGCAGTGACTATTTTTGTGCCATGTTCACCAGCGAG CTGGCAGAAAAGGGGAAATCTTTTGTCGACATTCAGGGGCTCACTGCATCCACTATGGAGATCTTGTTGGACTTTGTCTACACAGAGACTGTGCTTGTAACGGTGGAGAACGTACAAGAGCTGCTCCCTGCTGCGTGTCTGCTGCAGCTCAAAG GAGTGAAAAGAGCGTGTTGTGATTTTTTGGAGAGCCAGCTCGATCCCTCCAACTGTCTGGGTATTCGAGACTTTGCAGAGACTCATAACTGCCTTGACCTGATGCAGGCTGCCGATCTCTTTTCCCAGAAGCATTTCTCCGAAGTGGTTCAGCATGAGGAGTTCATGCTGCTGAGCCAGACAGAAGTGGAAAAGCTTATAAAATGTGATGAAATTCAG GTGGACTCAGAGGAACCTGTATTTGAAGCCGTGTTAAATTGGGTCAAACACAACCGCAAAGAGCGGGAGCCTTACCTGCCAGACATGCTCGAGTTTGTCCGGATGCCGCTGCTGACCCCGCGCTACATTACAGATGTCattgatactgag CCTCTCATTCGGTGTAGCCTGCCATGTCGAGACCTTGTTGACGAAGCCAAGAAATTCCACTTAAGACCCGAGCTGAGGAGTGAAATGCAGGGCCCACGCACACAAGCCAGATTAG GTGCCAAAGAAGTCCTGCTGGTTATCGGTGGATTTGGCAGCCAGCAGTCACCAATAGACGTAGTTGAAAAATATGATCCCAAAACTCAAGAGTGGAGCTTTCTGCCT AATATTGCACGGAAAAGGCGTTACGTGGCCACAGTGTCTCTGCACGATCGAGTTTATGTGATCGGAGGCTACGATGGCCGGTCGCGGCTCAGCTCCGTGGAGTGCCTGGACTACACAGCAGATGAGGATGGTGTTTGGTACACTGTCGCCACCATGAATGTTCGACGAGGCCTTGCTGGAGCTACAACACTTGGAG ATATGATCTATGTTGCCGGTGGCTTCGACGGCAGCCGGCGTCATACCAGCATGGAACGATATGATCCAAACATCGACCAGTGGAGCATGCTGGGAGATATGCAGACGGCTAGAGAAGGAGCTGGTCTGGTGGTTGCCAGTGGGCTTATATACTGTCTAG GTGGATATGATGGACTGAACATCTTGAATTCAGTGGAGCGGTATGACCCACACACAGGCCACTGGACTAGTGTCACACCCATGGCCACCAAGCGGTCAG GGGCTGGTGTGGCTTTGCTCAATGACCACATTTACGTAGTGGGAGGGTTTGATGGTGTTTCACATCTTGACTCTGTTGAAGTCTACAACATCAGAACAGACTACTGGACGACTGTAGCCAGTATGACGACTCCTCGATGTTATGTAGGAGCCACCGTTCTCCGAGGGCGCCTCTACGCCATTGCCGG ATATGACGGGAACTCTCTCCTCAGCAGTATCGAATGTTACGACCCAGTTATCGACTCTTGGGAAGTTGTTACCTCGATGGCGACCCAGCGGTGCGACGCGGGCGTCTGCGTTCTACGAGAAAAGTGA
- the klhl12 gene encoding kelch-like protein 12 isoform X2, which yields MCSYSYCLPVVEKVFRSFNDSFSSLRSLRDSQSSMAPKDIMTNSHAKSILNAMNSLRKSNTLCDITLRVENTDFPAHRIVLAACSDYFCAMFTSEGLTASTMEILLDFVYTETVLVTVENVQELLPAACLLQLKGVKRACCDFLESQLDPSNCLGIRDFAETHNCLDLMQAADLFSQKHFSEVVQHEEFMLLSQTEVEKLIKCDEIQVDSEEPVFEAVLNWVKHNRKEREPYLPDMLEFVRMPLLTPRYITDVIDTEPLIRCSLPCRDLVDEAKKFHLRPELRSEMQGPRTQARLGAKEVLLVIGGFGSQQSPIDVVEKYDPKTQEWSFLPNIARKRRYVATVSLHDRVYVIGGYDGRSRLSSVECLDYTADEDGVWYTVATMNVRRGLAGATTLGDMIYVAGGFDGSRRHTSMERYDPNIDQWSMLGDMQTAREGAGLVVASGLIYCLGGYDGLNILNSVERYDPHTGHWTSVTPMATKRSGAGVALLNDHIYVVGGFDGVSHLDSVEVYNIRTDYWTTVASMTTPRCYVGATVLRGRLYAIAGYDGNSLLSSIECYDPVIDSWEVVTSMATQRCDAGVCVLREK from the exons ATGTGTAGCTATAGTTATTGCCTCCCAGTGGTGGAAAAAGTATTCAGATCTTTTAACG attcaTTTAGCAGTTTGAGATCCTTAAGGGATTCTCAAAGCAGCATGGCTCCCAAAGACATCATGACCAATTCCCATGCCAAATCCATCCTCAATGCAATGAACTCACTTCGCAAGAGCAACACACTCTGCGACATCACTCTGAGGGTGGAGAACACTGATTTTCCAGCTCACCGAATTGTCTTGGCTGCCTGCAGTGACTATTTTTGTGCCATGTTCACCAGCGAG GGGCTCACTGCATCCACTATGGAGATCTTGTTGGACTTTGTCTACACAGAGACTGTGCTTGTAACGGTGGAGAACGTACAAGAGCTGCTCCCTGCTGCGTGTCTGCTGCAGCTCAAAG GAGTGAAAAGAGCGTGTTGTGATTTTTTGGAGAGCCAGCTCGATCCCTCCAACTGTCTGGGTATTCGAGACTTTGCAGAGACTCATAACTGCCTTGACCTGATGCAGGCTGCCGATCTCTTTTCCCAGAAGCATTTCTCCGAAGTGGTTCAGCATGAGGAGTTCATGCTGCTGAGCCAGACAGAAGTGGAAAAGCTTATAAAATGTGATGAAATTCAG GTGGACTCAGAGGAACCTGTATTTGAAGCCGTGTTAAATTGGGTCAAACACAACCGCAAAGAGCGGGAGCCTTACCTGCCAGACATGCTCGAGTTTGTCCGGATGCCGCTGCTGACCCCGCGCTACATTACAGATGTCattgatactgag CCTCTCATTCGGTGTAGCCTGCCATGTCGAGACCTTGTTGACGAAGCCAAGAAATTCCACTTAAGACCCGAGCTGAGGAGTGAAATGCAGGGCCCACGCACACAAGCCAGATTAG GTGCCAAAGAAGTCCTGCTGGTTATCGGTGGATTTGGCAGCCAGCAGTCACCAATAGACGTAGTTGAAAAATATGATCCCAAAACTCAAGAGTGGAGCTTTCTGCCT AATATTGCACGGAAAAGGCGTTACGTGGCCACAGTGTCTCTGCACGATCGAGTTTATGTGATCGGAGGCTACGATGGCCGGTCGCGGCTCAGCTCCGTGGAGTGCCTGGACTACACAGCAGATGAGGATGGTGTTTGGTACACTGTCGCCACCATGAATGTTCGACGAGGCCTTGCTGGAGCTACAACACTTGGAG ATATGATCTATGTTGCCGGTGGCTTCGACGGCAGCCGGCGTCATACCAGCATGGAACGATATGATCCAAACATCGACCAGTGGAGCATGCTGGGAGATATGCAGACGGCTAGAGAAGGAGCTGGTCTGGTGGTTGCCAGTGGGCTTATATACTGTCTAG GTGGATATGATGGACTGAACATCTTGAATTCAGTGGAGCGGTATGACCCACACACAGGCCACTGGACTAGTGTCACACCCATGGCCACCAAGCGGTCAG GGGCTGGTGTGGCTTTGCTCAATGACCACATTTACGTAGTGGGAGGGTTTGATGGTGTTTCACATCTTGACTCTGTTGAAGTCTACAACATCAGAACAGACTACTGGACGACTGTAGCCAGTATGACGACTCCTCGATGTTATGTAGGAGCCACCGTTCTCCGAGGGCGCCTCTACGCCATTGCCGG ATATGACGGGAACTCTCTCCTCAGCAGTATCGAATGTTACGACCCAGTTATCGACTCTTGGGAAGTTGTTACCTCGATGGCGACCCAGCGGTGCGACGCGGGCGTCTGCGTTCTACGAGAAAAGTGA
- the klhl12 gene encoding kelch-like protein 12 isoform X3, giving the protein MAPKDIMTNSHAKSILNAMNSLRKSNTLCDITLRVENTDFPAHRIVLAACSDYFCAMFTSELAEKGKSFVDIQGLTASTMEILLDFVYTETVLVTVENVQELLPAACLLQLKGVKRACCDFLESQLDPSNCLGIRDFAETHNCLDLMQAADLFSQKHFSEVVQHEEFMLLSQTEVEKLIKCDEIQVDSEEPVFEAVLNWVKHNRKEREPYLPDMLEFVRMPLLTPRYITDVIDTEPLIRCSLPCRDLVDEAKKFHLRPELRSEMQGPRTQARLGAKEVLLVIGGFGSQQSPIDVVEKYDPKTQEWSFLPNIARKRRYVATVSLHDRVYVIGGYDGRSRLSSVECLDYTADEDGVWYTVATMNVRRGLAGATTLGDMIYVAGGFDGSRRHTSMERYDPNIDQWSMLGDMQTAREGAGLVVASGLIYCLGGYDGLNILNSVERYDPHTGHWTSVTPMATKRSGAGVALLNDHIYVVGGFDGVSHLDSVEVYNIRTDYWTTVASMTTPRCYVGATVLRGRLYAIAGYDGNSLLSSIECYDPVIDSWEVVTSMATQRCDAGVCVLREK; this is encoded by the exons ATGGCTCCCAAAGACATCATGACCAATTCCCATGCCAAATCCATCCTCAATGCAATGAACTCACTTCGCAAGAGCAACACACTCTGCGACATCACTCTGAGGGTGGAGAACACTGATTTTCCAGCTCACCGAATTGTCTTGGCTGCCTGCAGTGACTATTTTTGTGCCATGTTCACCAGCGAG CTGGCAGAAAAGGGGAAATCTTTTGTCGACATTCAGGGGCTCACTGCATCCACTATGGAGATCTTGTTGGACTTTGTCTACACAGAGACTGTGCTTGTAACGGTGGAGAACGTACAAGAGCTGCTCCCTGCTGCGTGTCTGCTGCAGCTCAAAG GAGTGAAAAGAGCGTGTTGTGATTTTTTGGAGAGCCAGCTCGATCCCTCCAACTGTCTGGGTATTCGAGACTTTGCAGAGACTCATAACTGCCTTGACCTGATGCAGGCTGCCGATCTCTTTTCCCAGAAGCATTTCTCCGAAGTGGTTCAGCATGAGGAGTTCATGCTGCTGAGCCAGACAGAAGTGGAAAAGCTTATAAAATGTGATGAAATTCAG GTGGACTCAGAGGAACCTGTATTTGAAGCCGTGTTAAATTGGGTCAAACACAACCGCAAAGAGCGGGAGCCTTACCTGCCAGACATGCTCGAGTTTGTCCGGATGCCGCTGCTGACCCCGCGCTACATTACAGATGTCattgatactgag CCTCTCATTCGGTGTAGCCTGCCATGTCGAGACCTTGTTGACGAAGCCAAGAAATTCCACTTAAGACCCGAGCTGAGGAGTGAAATGCAGGGCCCACGCACACAAGCCAGATTAG GTGCCAAAGAAGTCCTGCTGGTTATCGGTGGATTTGGCAGCCAGCAGTCACCAATAGACGTAGTTGAAAAATATGATCCCAAAACTCAAGAGTGGAGCTTTCTGCCT AATATTGCACGGAAAAGGCGTTACGTGGCCACAGTGTCTCTGCACGATCGAGTTTATGTGATCGGAGGCTACGATGGCCGGTCGCGGCTCAGCTCCGTGGAGTGCCTGGACTACACAGCAGATGAGGATGGTGTTTGGTACACTGTCGCCACCATGAATGTTCGACGAGGCCTTGCTGGAGCTACAACACTTGGAG ATATGATCTATGTTGCCGGTGGCTTCGACGGCAGCCGGCGTCATACCAGCATGGAACGATATGATCCAAACATCGACCAGTGGAGCATGCTGGGAGATATGCAGACGGCTAGAGAAGGAGCTGGTCTGGTGGTTGCCAGTGGGCTTATATACTGTCTAG GTGGATATGATGGACTGAACATCTTGAATTCAGTGGAGCGGTATGACCCACACACAGGCCACTGGACTAGTGTCACACCCATGGCCACCAAGCGGTCAG GGGCTGGTGTGGCTTTGCTCAATGACCACATTTACGTAGTGGGAGGGTTTGATGGTGTTTCACATCTTGACTCTGTTGAAGTCTACAACATCAGAACAGACTACTGGACGACTGTAGCCAGTATGACGACTCCTCGATGTTATGTAGGAGCCACCGTTCTCCGAGGGCGCCTCTACGCCATTGCCGG ATATGACGGGAACTCTCTCCTCAGCAGTATCGAATGTTACGACCCAGTTATCGACTCTTGGGAAGTTGTTACCTCGATGGCGACCCAGCGGTGCGACGCGGGCGTCTGCGTTCTACGAGAAAAGTGA